AACTAATAAAGCAAATAAAGCTTGTAGTCTTTGTTCAGCGTTACCCAAATGTCTAATTCTAAGAAGCTGAAGAGTCCACTCATTGACAGCGTCATATCCTCCTCTAGCCTCTTCTGATGTTTCAGCATCACTTACAAAGCAAAGCGGGGTTAAAGCTTCTACACATACACCTTCACTGCAAAGTCGGTCTGTTCTGAGTTGATCGCCTGATTGCAAGAAAGCCAATGTCATCCCTTCAGTCTCTTCACAAGGGCAGTAAACACGAGCTATACCATCCAAAACTTCCAAGCATGTATCTCCTCTCCTTGAGGAAGGATCTATTAACACCGATTGCCCCGTTGCCATCCGGACCGCTGATGATGGTGTCTCTGCGTAGCTTCTAAAGCTCATGAAAACCTAAAGGAGCTTGTTGGATTTATAATTTACACAAAATCTATTCCTTTTTGCAACCGATTCTCAATAGCAACAAGCTCTTGAGATTTTTTTACAAGTTTTTACTTATAAATGTATAAAAAATTACATATAAATTAGGCTTTTGTTTCTCTGGGGATTTTTGAGTGAACGTTTAGTGACATTAGTGTCCTATTTCCTGTAATCGTTTTTACTAGAAATATCGCAAAAAAAAAGGCCCGCAAGCGGGCCTTTTCACTATTTTAATTAATTAGGTTACTAATTAACCGTTAGTGATTTTTGCGTTTTCCATATTGTCGAACGCTTTGCCTACACGTCTGAAGTCAAATCCCATAGCTCTTAAAGCATGCCAGAGGTGACCCTGGATGAAGAAGAAACCAAGATAGAAGTGAACATTTGCTAACCATGCTCTAGCTGTGTGGGCGCCAGTAGCAAGTGATGCGTCGGTATCAACAAAATAAGGAGCAAAGTCAAACTTCAGTTGAAGTACATCTCCAAAGAATTCTGTTGAATAAACAGTTGTGTTTGTTGAACTCCAGAAAGCTGCAACAAGAGCACAATAGCCAACACCAGCGAGTGAGTATGAAAGAACAGCTTCAGCTGAAAGGAGTCCTTTACCTTTGAATTCCGTGTACTCACCAAATTGCTTAGTGATGATGTGGAATGCACCACCAATTATTTGGAAAAATGCTAAGAAAGCATGGCCACCCATTACATCTTCTAAACTAGAAATTTGAAGGAAATCAGCTTGGTGATTCCAAATCATTCCTAAATCTAGATTGTAAGAGACTGTACGAGTAGCTCCTAGAGCAGTATCCCAAATACCATGATATTGAGCCCATTCAACGAATTGAATGTTTGCCAAACCTAGGAAAATTAGGTGGTGACCAAGAATAAATGTAAGTTTGTCTGGATCATCCCACTCGAAGTCAAACTTTTTAGGACGACTTCCTTCTGGGTAGTTTCCTAAATCACCGTCATATCTTGTGGAGTGAAGAATTCCACCAGCACCAAGAACACCAGAGAAAATAAGGTGAAGTACAGCAATAACTGTGCAACCATATGGCTCAGTTATTACTCCGTTTTCGATTCCACCTATTCCAAGTTGAGCAAGGTGAGGCAAGCAGATCAAGTTTTGATTACCCATCGCAACGGATGAGTCATAACGAGCTAGCTCAAATAAAGTGAACGCACCTGCCCAGAACATCATCAAACCAGCATGGGCAGCATGCGCAGCGATGAATTTTCCGGAGCGATTGGCCGTCCCTGAATTACCCGCGTACCAGTCATAGGTAACGCTAGGATTCCCGTAGGTCTGCACGAGAAATAAACAAAGAACAGTAAGAGGATATATTTATAGGTCTGTAAGTTCCATATCCCTTCACATTGCTTATTGAAATTGTAGGTTTTGTACATATTTCGCGAACATCTGCTACTAAATATGATCTTCGTGTTATGGGATCATTTATTCCTTAAGTCGCCTTACTCACTACGTTATTCGCTTGTAGAGATAGTTAAAGGTCATATTCCACCTTAGAACTTTGTTATTTTGAAAACAAAGCTAAATGCATTAATGGATTGCAAAAATATTATTATTGAGTTTATTGGAATAGAAAGGGGAGAGAGGTTTTTTCTGAAAAAAAGAAAGAAGTTGATAGTTTTGCTGGGTTCTTTTGCTGATTTTGACAGTTTTGAATACGCTCAACAATTAAGTGCCCAATCAAAAAAACTTTCTAAGCACTCAGTTGATTTGTTATTGATAGGAATTGGCAGTGAAAAATCTAAAGATTATTTTTGTAGTTTTAATAAGATTGATATTCAAAATGTTATTGCATTAAGAAATGCAGACCTTCATGAAAAACTTAAACTGAATCCAGGGTTTGTTTCACGACTACCAGCAATAGTTAATTTATTAATTATGTGTGCAGGTATAAATTCCAGAGGTACAATTAAAGAGGTTATAAGAGGTTACCTTGGGGATAAAAATTCAAAGAATTTATTTAGTTTTAATGAGGATATAATTATAGGACCTTTCTCCTTATTCAAAGGGGAAATGTTTGATATTTTTTCTAAAAAACAACATTTACGTCCTTTTGAACTAGCTACTAGGAGACTTTCTAATATGATTCAAATCCTATGTAATTGGAATATATATGTTCCTGACTCCTCATTTCTAACGCAGAGAGGGGCAACAATATTATTAAATGAAAAAAATGAGGTCTTATATGAATTTTTTTCAGAGAGCCTTCTAGGATATTCAAGAAAAATGAGTGAACCATTATCATTCCTAGAAAATATATTGAATTAATTTAATTGTAATGATTGCAAATAAATGCTTAGTCTGTGGAAGCTCTAATATGAGAGCAGATCGTTCATTATCAGGAAGATTAGTATGTAATTCATGTGGAACACCTTTTGGAGTTAGACGAGCAGGGGAAAATAAAATAAATAATTTCAATGTTTTTTCATTAAACAGAAAATATACCTTATTCATCTGTATATTTATAATTGCTTTTACTCTAGTGATTATTTAGTTTTATTCTGGTATACCTCTCCAGTATTCCTCTTGCTTCATTACATTAAGAGAAATTCCAAAAAGATCACTAAGTGTTTTTGAAGTTATTAATTCATTAGGATTCCCATCTTTTATTATTTTACCTTCTTTTATCAAAAGAACTCTATTAGTCTTAGACAGTATAGATTCTAAATTATGTGTAACATAAATTATATTTACTGATTGGTCAATTAATTTATTTATGTTCTTATTTAAAATATAATTTGATTTTATATCTAAATTAGAAAAAGGTTCGTCAAGGACTAGTATATTGGGTTCATAAACAAGAGCTCTAGCTAGTAAGGCTCTCCTTCTTTGACCATCTGATAATGAGGTGAAATCTTTATCAATAATATTATTTAGTCCCCATTTATTTATTAGATTATATATTTTTATTTTTTCTTTTTCTGAAAGTAATTTAGAGTATCGTGAATTGAATGTCCCAGAAAAACCTGATATAATTAAATCATAAAGCTTTACTCCTTTGTTTACTCTTTGTTCCATTTCTTTAAATAAAAATCCAATCTTTTTCCTTACATCCCAAATATTTATGTTTTCCTGATTAAATAGTTTCAATGAACTATGCTTTGATGCTATAGGATAAATGGATCTATTTAATAACTTTAAAAAAGTTGATTTACCAGACCCATTTGGGCCTAATATGAGTATATTTTCACCATAATTCAAATCAATATTGATATTCGATAAAATCTCTACTTTATCAATGTAAACATTTATATTTCTAAAAGTTGCCCAGCTTATTAAATCTTTTTTAGATTCAATTCTCATTTGTATAATTATATTTAATTATAGTATTTTTTAATTACACTAATAGAAGAATAAAACTTATTGGGAATAATAATCTTGTCAAAAGCTTAATAATTATCTTTCTATTATTCTTTATTGCCATATTAGGATTTTCTGGTGGATATTTCATCCCTCTATCCTCATGAACAGAGTTGGTTAATGAATTAGTGGGATGTAAATCCCATGGTTTTTCTTTGTTTAATGCGTTTTGTAGCCAATCCCAGTAATATTGTACCATTTTATCTTCGCCTAATAATTTGACATTATCCTTTTGTATATAACCCATCTGATCATTAAATGTTTGGGTCTTTAATACTAAATAATCTTCTGTAAAAATCTTATAAAATGTTCTTCGTTGTAAATGGCTAAATAAAACTAAATTTGTGAATATCTTATTTTTTAGGAATTTCCTGTAATGTCTCACTATGACTCTTGCTTTATTACTTCCTAGTGGAATATGATCAAGAACTTGAATATATCTTGTACTTTCAGGTGAGCCTTTATATATAAAAATCCTACCTGGAGGTACAAATTTTATTCTAATAAACTCTTCTTGCCCATTTGTTTTATATGAATAAATACTTTCTATTTGTCTATTATCTCTTTTTATTTTTTGATTAAAACTAGTAATGGTTTCCCTGTTAACATTTTTGTCTGGAATAGTATCTCCGTGCATCCAGAATACATGTAATATATCTAGATGGTTTTCAATAATCCTTGCCCAATCCGCTTTGAAATCTACATATACTTCTTCATATTCGTACTCTAATGATGGAAATCCATAGGAATCAGGAAGAAGGCTATTTATTGAAGACTTGATCTCAAAGTCTTCAATATTTGCAAGTGGTGTCCCAGTATAATATATATAAATATAACCTTCTTTTTCTATGCATGGGTACTGAAAAAGCTTTATGCTTTTAGCATAATTATCATAATTAGAATCAATAATATGCTGACAAGTTATTCTATCTAAGTTTGTACAACTTCCTTGAGATGAGAACCTTGCCCCATGATAAGGACAAACAAGTTGTCCGTTTATAACTTCACCACCTAAAAAAGAAGCTCCTCTATGGGGACATACGTCTTTTACACATCTAACAATTCCTTCCCTATCACGATATAAAACAAGTGGCTCATTATATATTGTGAAGTGATTTAATTTACCCTCTTTGATTGTCTCACTGCTCGATACTGAATACCATCCCAATAGTCCATTAGTTAATTGATTAGATGGCTTTGAAGAAATATTATCTATGTCTTTTACTGTATTTTGCTCATTAAAAGCTGAACTAATGAGATTATTAGTCTCATATTCATATGAATTATTTTCTTTTCCTTTTTCTTCTTTCATAGACGAGCAGCTCTTTTTGTGAGGTGTTTAGCTCATTTAAAGAGTATTCTCCTGATATGTTTAAAGTTCCAAAAAAATAGCACCTAAAGCCTTCGAGAATCGATTAAATTTACATAAAAAAACTTGTATCCATATTAGCTGAACCTCTATTTGATTTTATCTCTTTTTTGTGTCCATGGAATCTTATATTTAAAGGCTTTTTGGAGAGATCTCTATGCTAGATACAAATTCTGATGCTTCCTCAATATCATTGCAGAATTTACAGGTTCCAAGATAGCAACCAAGGTATCTCATGAAAGAGGTTTTACCTCCTGTTAGTAGGTATTTATGGATAGTGCCTCCATGGGGAGTTGATTTTACTAGTTGAGGTAAAGCAGCCATTAACAAATTATATTTTTTATAATTTGCTTTTTATATCAATAAATTGCAATAGGTAAATCTACTAAAATCAGTTGAGATGAATATGTCTTTAGTTTCTCTTTAGCTTATAAAAGCCATAATGAGTATTTTAATCGGCATAACCATCATCGTCATCTGATTGAATGATTCGTGGAGTGTTTTTCATATGCTCGTCCCATGGATGAACATATGACTCTTTGTCAGAGTAAACCTCACTTTTTAGTTCTTCTATCAAAGTTTCGAATTGTTTGATGATTCTCTTTAAGTTGTCCTTTTTCATATATATAGTTTTGATTAAATAGATTTTGTATTTATTATACTAAATATATTCTTAAAATATTTATTTACTTTATTTATTTATAATATTTGATTCCACACGTAGTTATAAAAAAAATATGTTTAAAGTTTACGAGGTAACAAAAATATTTATTATATTAATTGATAATATAATGATAGACAATTGGAATAGTTTTAAATTAATATCAGTATAATTTTCAAAAAAAGTGCTTAATAGATTCAATTTGGTTTTATTAGGTGCTAATCTGTAATTTAGAATAGATGAGAAAAAGTCTTTTTCTTTTTAGGCTAGTGTCAAATGACGTTTTCTCTTGAATCGATACATAACCTATTATGAGGGTACTTTTAACTGGTGGTTCTGGATTCATAGGTTCTCACATTGCTTTGTTGTTGCTTGAGAAGGGATATGATGTATTAATAATAGACTCTTTCGTTAATAGTTCTCCAAATGCAATTAAAGCAATTAAAAATTATTTAGATGATAAAAATTTAAATTATAATTTAAAAACGATTAATTGCGATATTAGAGATAAACAACTTTTAGGTAAAATTTTTATCGATTCTGCTAAAGAATTTAATCCGATACAAACGGTTATTCATCTTGCTGGCTTGAAGTCTGTATCTGAATCTTTTATTAACCCCCTTCTTTATTGGGATGTAAATGTTTGTGGTACAGAAAATCTTTTAGCTACTATGAATGAAAATGAATGTTATTCAATAGTTTTTAGTAGTAGTGCAACTATCTATGGCTTAACAGATTCTATTCCCATAACTGAAGACCATAAAATCTCACCAATTAACCCCTATGGCAAAACAAAGGTCGCAATTGAAAATATGTTTTATGATTTATATAGATCAAATATAAGCTCTTGGAAGATTTGTTCCTTACGCTACTTTAATCCTGCTGGTGCTCACCCATCTGGTTTTATTGGAGAAGATCCAGTCGGAATTCCAAATAATCTATTCCCTTACATCACTCAGGTAGCAAGTGGAAGAAGAAAGTTTGTAAATGTTTTTGGTGATGATTGGGAAACTAATGATGGCTCAGGAGTTCGAGATTATATTCATATTATGGATTTGTCTGAAGGTCATATTAGGGCTTTAGACTTTTTATGTTCTAATAAATCATGTTTAGAATTTGTCAATTTAGGCTCTGGAAAGGGTTACTCAGTATTTCAGATCATTAGTCAATTCGAGCAATCTACCGGTTCTCAAATTCCATTTTCAATTCAAAGCAGAAGAGATGGTGACTTAGCCAAAAGTTATGCAGATATTTCAAAAGCAAAAAATCTTTTAGGATGGGCTCCTAAAAGATCATTAGAGCAGATTTGCTTGGATGGATGGAAATGGCAAAGGAAAAATCCAAATGGTTATACTTAATAATCGTTATCATCATGATGGCAAAATCTTAACTTACATTCTTCGTAATCTTTCACTGGTGAAGTTTGCTTCCTATTTGAATTCGACTGGATTTGCCTATTGTTAATCAATGTTGTTAAAGGGATTAATCAATACTTTCCACGAAAAAGTTCAAGCATAGAAATAGTAATAATAAAAAGGCTTAATAGCCCTCTTGAAATTCTTCCTGTGGGAAGATTTGAATTTACGATCTTAGGGGTATTCGTTCAATGAATACCTGAAATGTTTCGATATCTTTGGCATTGCTTTTATGGTATGAAAAAGTCAGAAAAATCTGATTCAACTTTTTTTAGGTTATTCAAAAATGTTCAACTTTTATTAAAAGTTGAATTGGTTTATTCCTTTTAATCAATTTTGGGTAAAAAAAAAGCCCCTAAGGGCCTGGATTTAATTGGTGGCGGGGGGAAGATTTGAACTTCCGACCTTCGGGTTATGAGCCCGACGAGCTACCAGACTGCTCTACCCCGCGAAGTAATAGGAGCATACATCTTTATGTGACGTAAAATACTGGTTTGTTTGGGTTAGGGGATCTTTAATTGTCCTTCAACTTCAAGATAGATACCAGGTTTTTTTTGGAGGATGCTTTCATCTAGTTCCTCTAATGCAGATGGAGTAATCCATTCAAGTTGACGCAATAGATGTATTGCTACTGCATGCTTTGCTCTTTTCGATCCATCTTCGACCTTTATTGAGAGTCCAAGTCCTTCGCCCAAAAGACCAATACATTGAATACCCTCACTTCCACCTTTGCTAATAATTTGATTGTGACCTAGTTTTATTAATTCAGAATCAAAACATCCCTCTCCAGCAAGTAGATCTGGGTGATGTGTCATTGCACGAGTTATTTTTTCAAATTCAGGTTGATCCGATCTAGATAAGTGTGCATACAAAACAGCCATCTGGGATAAACGCAAAAGTAATGTTGGCGCACCACAGTCATCTCTTTCAGCAATTAATTCTTCTGCTGGGATTTTTAACAACTCTGAAACTCTTCTGAAAATTTCTTTCTGAAGTGGATGATGTCCCATTAGATAGTTTTCTAGATCCCAGTTCATTTTTTTGCATGTAGCTAGAAATGCAGAATGCTTTCCCGAACAATTATGTTGAAGTTTACTTTTTTTATTTGGTGGAACTGGGCATTTTAAATTCTTAATGTCAATATCTGCATTCCAAAGGAGTTTGAAAGCAATTCTTGCTTGATCTGCTGATCCAGAATGTGAGCCGCATGCAAGGGCAAGGGCTCTTTCATCTAAATTATATTTTTCTGAAGTTCCGCTTGTAAGAAATGGCAAAACCTGGAAAGGTTTTAATGCTGATCTTATGAAAGTTTCATAATCAGATGACCCCGCTTTCATAAGGGTCCTACCTTTCGTGTCGCAAATTGAAGCGTGTGCCCTATGAATTGATTCCACACTTGAACCTCTTTTGACTAGGATCCTCAAATAATTTTTATTATTTGTTGATAATTTGTCTTTTAGATTCATAATCTAATTTATATCCAATAATAAGAAAAAGGTTGAACAAAGAATAATAAATATAATCAATATTATTATCTTCAACAGGTGATTTAAGATGGGTTTAACCTGATATTGAGCTATTAGCAATTCTTTTGCTCTCCAATCAATTGGTTTTTCCCATATCTGTCCATCATACCAACCAGACTCTTCATATTCGATGTTTTCAGAATTAAGACGTTTATATATGTATATCCAACTTAACCATTGTCTAATTAGTAATAAAATAGGAAAGACAAGAGAAGTAGTTAAGCTTACTAATGTAAGTTCAAAAATGTTATTTTTTAAGTAATCACTTCCATAAGAAATTGTTAAACTTAATGGTATAATAAGTAACCAGCTAAATATTAATTTCCTGTAGAAAATGCTTTTTTCTAAAAAAGGCCAGGAGATTATCCATGAGCTTCTAACGCTATTAAATTCATTTAAAGGCCTTTGGTTTGGGGGTACAGGACATATTATTTTATTCATACTTTAATGCGATTAATTTATTATTTATAAAATCATGAATAATTCCATTACTCCAGAAAGATTCTAAATCGTAGTATTTTCTTTCACTAGGTTGAAAAACATTTATTATTAGATCTCCATAATCTAATAATGCCCATTTTGCTTCGTTTATTCCTTCCTTTCGGAGAGGAAGGAGGTCGGCTTTTTCTCTCAGTATTTTTTCTACATTATTGACTATGGCCCTTACTTGAACATCAGAAAGTCCTTCAGTAATTAGTATCCAATCGGCAATACTTGAGACTTCGTCAACTTTTAAAAGTTTTATATTTCCAGCTTTTCTGTCATCACAAGCATTTGCAGCTAATTCAATAAGCAAATTACTATCCATAAACATTTTCACTTGTAACTGATTTCTTAGATCCCTCTTGAGATGCCATTTCTGCCCGAGCTCTTTCGGCACTCTTTCTAAGTGCTTCTAATCTATCTTCATAAAATGTTCTCTTTTTTTTCTTTCTAGATTTTTCTACCAAATCTTTTAACGCACCACCAAGACTTTTATAAGCATTCGGAACGCTATATCCAAATCTACAAGCTAAATCAATAGCTCTCTCATCAGCGGATATAGCGTCTTGGAGGCGTTTTTCAGAATTATTCTTTAAATACAATCTGTATCCTGCAAAACCTGATAATCCAAGTGCCATTAAAAGTAACAATCCATCTTGTACCCATAATTCTCCTATTGCACCACCTAAACCTATTGCAAGAGCTGCCATTTCCCAGCCATCTCTAGGGATGGTGTCATTTTGAATGCGTCCCACCTCATGCCAAAACAATAAATTTCTATGATCTTGAGCTAAGTAGTCCCATTGATCCAAGTCAACTTGGATCTCCACTTCGTCTCGCCCAATTTCTTCAAGCGTGATTAAGGGGGGATCTATTGCTGCTGCGGCTTCAATGAATACCCAGCTTTGGTTTTCAGGTGGCAGCAGCCCTTTAAGGCGCTGTAGTTCGCTCATACTCTTTGTTTCTTATTCGGAAAGTTGGTTAAACTTTAATGGTAGTTTGCCGATCTAGACAGTAGATGATAAACAGATACCTAGAATGCGTGACATAAATGAAGTTTACAAGAAATTCAAATGCCACGGCGTAAAGATATACGTCGGATTTTGATACTGGGCTCTGGACCAATTGTTATTGGACAGGCCTGTGAATTCGATTATTCCGGTACCCAGGCATGCAAAGCGTTAAGAAGCGAAGGCTTTGAAGTCATTTTAGTTAACTCTAACCCGGCTTCAATAATGACGGATCCTGAAACGGCAAACAGGACTTACGTCGAACCTTTAACGGCTTCGGTTGTTGAACAAATTATAGAAATAGAAAGACCTGATGCTCTTTTGCCCACAATGGGTGGGCAAACTGCTTTGAATATATCTGTAGAATTGGCAGAATCTGGGATTTTAGAAAAATATAAGATTGAATTAATTGGTGCCGATCTTAATGCGATTAAGAAGGCTGAGGATAGAAATTTATTTAAAATAGCGATGAATAATATTGGTGTTGAAGTATGTCCATCTGGTATAGCTTCCAACCTTCAAGAAGCTGAAATAGTTGGAAATGAAATTTCTTTATTTCCAAAAATTATTCGTCCCGCTTTCACATTAGGAGGAAGTGGAGGCGGTATTGCTTATAACCAGGATGAATTTTTAGAATTATGTAAAACAGGCCTAGATGCTAGTCCTGTTTCTCAAATACTTATCGAAAAATCTCTTTTAGGTTGGAAAGAATTTGAGTTGGAAGTTATGAGAGATTTATCAGATAATGTTGTAATTATATGCAGCATTGAAAATGTTGATCCAATGGGAGTTCACACTGGAGATTCTATTACAGTAGCTCCTGCGCAAACTCTTACTGATAGAGAATATCAACGTTTAAGAGACTATTCAATTTCAATAATTAGGGAAATTGGAGTAGCAACAGGTGGAAGCAATATCCAATTTGCAATTAATCCTATTAATGGTGAAATTATAGTAATTGAGATGAATCCTCGTGTTAGTAGATCATCAGCTTTAGCTAGTAAAGCTACAGGTTTTCCTATTGCTAAAATTGCCGCTCTTTTGGCTGTTGGTTATAGACTAGATGAGATTACTAACGATATTACTGGCAAGACTCCAGCGTGCTTCGAACCTTCAATTGATTACGTAGTTACTAAAATACCTCGTTTTGCATTTGAAAAATTCTCAGGGAGTTCTTCAATTCTAACTACTTCAATGAAGTCAGTAGGTGAGGCTATGTCGATAGGTAGATGTTTCGAAGAATCTTTTCAAAAGGCAATACGATCTTTAGAAACAGGACTAAGTGGTTGGGGGTGTGATCGAGTTGATCAGAAGGTCTCTTCTATTGAATTAGAAAGACTATTAAGGACGCCCTCGCCAGAAAGAATAATGCATGTTCGATTAGCAATGAAGAATGGACGTAGTGATAAAGAAATTTTTTCTTTTACTAAAATTGATCCTTGGTTCTTATCTAAACTTAGAAATATAGTCAATGCAGAGGATCAATTACTTAAGTATGAAAATATTAATCAATTAGAGCCTAATTTTTTATTCAAACTCAAACAAATTGGATTTTCTGATTATCAGATTGCCTTTGCTCTAAATACTGATGAATTAACAATTAGAGCTAAAAGAACTTCCCTAAAAATAGTTCCTGTTTTTAAAACAGTTGACACTTGTGCTTCTGAATTTTCCTCTAATACACCATATCATTATTCTACATATGAAAGACCAGCCTTCAAGATTGATACCGAAGGAAATATAATCAAAAATATTAATCTTAATGAAATTAAAAATG
The sequence above is drawn from the Prochlorococcus marinus str. MIT 1013 genome and encodes:
- the carB gene encoding carbamoyl-phosphate synthase large subunit, which gives rise to MPRRKDIRRILILGSGPIVIGQACEFDYSGTQACKALRSEGFEVILVNSNPASIMTDPETANRTYVEPLTASVVEQIIEIERPDALLPTMGGQTALNISVELAESGILEKYKIELIGADLNAIKKAEDRNLFKIAMNNIGVEVCPSGIASNLQEAEIVGNEISLFPKIIRPAFTLGGSGGGIAYNQDEFLELCKTGLDASPVSQILIEKSLLGWKEFELEVMRDLSDNVVIICSIENVDPMGVHTGDSITVAPAQTLTDREYQRLRDYSISIIREIGVATGGSNIQFAINPINGEIIVIEMNPRVSRSSALASKATGFPIAKIAALLAVGYRLDEITNDITGKTPACFEPSIDYVVTKIPRFAFEKFSGSSSILTTSMKSVGEAMSIGRCFEESFQKAIRSLETGLSGWGCDRVDQKVSSIELERLLRTPSPERIMHVRLAMKNGRSDKEIFSFTKIDPWFLSKLRNIVNAEDQLLKYENINQLEPNFLFKLKQIGFSDYQIAFALNTDELTIRAKRTSLKIVPVFKTVDTCASEFSSNTPYHYSTYERPAFKIDTEGNIIKNINLNEIKNENKNKILILGGGPNRIGQGIEFDYCCCHASYQAQEEGYTTIMINSNPETVSTDYDTSDILYFEPLTLEDVLNVIEFEEPYGIVVQFGGQTPLKLSLPIVNWLEKSENSQLRTTVLGTSPMSIDLAEDREQFDKVLRKLDIRQPKNGLARTFEESLNVANKVGYPLVVRPSYVLGGRAMEIVYEQDELERYIKEAVNVEPDHPILIDQYLENAIEVDVDALCDGSKNVVIGGLMEHIEPAGIHSGDSACCLPSITLSAESIKTIKHWTKSLAIELDVVGLINLQFAVKRDDEGNEIVYIIEANPRASRTVPFVSKATGVPLAKIATQLLLGKTLKDIGLNQEPIPPLQAIKEAVMPFKRFPGSDSLLGPEMRSTGEVMGSAKTFGMAYAKSELAAGEGLPTSGFVFLSTHDRDKPALIPVAKKLIELGFSVLATSGTSNYLEKFDLNVERVLKVHEGRPNIEDLIRSGKVQLVINTPIGRQAIYDDKYLRKAALDYSVPTLTTLKGASAAVKGIEALQNQILSVSALQDIHS